The segment CCACTCATCAAAATAGAAGATTGTCCTGCGACATCTATAAATCTTACTCACAGCAAAGTATTTGCAATGTCTGATTCACATCCGCTTCCGGCAAATGAACTGCAAGAAAAGCTTTCAGAGCCTGCAATGGACATAAGGTACCTGCTCTCAAGAGGTTATGTGAGAAAGAGTGCTATCACTTTTGTAAGCAACCATTACAGGCTTACCGAACATGAAAGGCATGTACTCGCTAGGCTGGTGTTCTCATCCGAAACAGTAGAAGATCGCAGCAAAAAGAAACTCAACTGCTCCCTTCTGGAAGGATGCGACGTTCTTATTGATGGTTACAACGTCATAATAACCATAGAGAGTGCATTAAAGAATGAACCTATATGGTTCTCAGACGACGGATTCCTGCGTGATACAAGTGGAGTATTCAGAAACCACAGGGTTACGGACACAACCTTTATGGCAGTCGATGAGATGCTGTCAATGCTTTTAGCTTTCAAATCAAGGTCAGTCACCATTCTTCTTGACTCCCAGATGAGCAACAGCGGAAAACTTGCAGAATTCATCCGTGAAAAAGCCGAAAGTTACAATTTTAAAGTCGATGCAAGGACATCAAAACATGTGGATTTCGATCTCAAGGAAGCGGGAGCAGATTCTGTGATAGCAACTGCTGATGGCATTATAATTGATGCTGTGGATAGGGTTGTTGACATTACGGAATGTTGGCTGAAGCAGAATAAGAAAATGGATGAGACGTTCAGTCTCAATGCTCAAGAGAAGAAAAAGTGAAGTTTCGGGACAACGGAAGCCATTTTATGGGCAGAATAGGTTCTGCTGCTAACACCAAATTGTTTATCTATTCATTTTGAAATTGCGTCCCAGAGCATATCAAAACTGCTTGCAACCAGTTTCTCATCCAGTTCATCCAGTTCGTACATATAGTTCATGACGCCCTGATAGACACCACCTATAACATTTTGCAGGAGTTCTACAGGTACGTCCTTGAAAAGACCTTCATCAAATCCTCTTGCCATAAGATCCCTGATCGGTCCTCCAAGTTCTTCGTAGCGTTTTTTCGTCAGCTTTGTAATATATACGGAATTCACGAACACTCTGGAAAATTCGCTTTCCATTCTGTTATTA is part of the Methanococcoides methylutens MM1 genome and harbors:
- a CDS encoding DUF434 domain-containing protein, with the translated sequence MSDSHPLPANELQEKLSEPAMDIRYLLSRGYVRKSAITFVSNHYRLTEHERHVLARLVFSSETVEDRSKKKLNCSLLEGCDVLIDGYNVIITIESALKNEPIWFSDDGFLRDTSGVFRNHRVTDTTFMAVDEMLSMLLAFKSRSVTILLDSQMSNSGKLAEFIREKAESYNFKVDARTSKHVDFDLKEAGADSVIATADGIIIDAVDRVVDITECWLKQNKKMDETFSLNAQEKKK
- a CDS encoding TetR/AcrR family transcriptional regulator, with protein sequence MGKREQIINAAIRLFVEQGFDNTPTSQISKEAGVATGTLFNYFSTKEELINEAYLYVKTNLFEMLSESCRSYISTKEAFEGVWFSLIEWGYNNRMESEFSRVFVNSVYITKLTKKRYEELGGPIRDLMARGFDEGLFKDVPVELLQNVIGGVYQGVMNYMYELDELDEKLVASSFDMLWDAISK